A single genomic interval of Nodosilinea sp. PGN35 harbors:
- the ftsH gene encoding ATP-dependent zinc metalloprotease FtsH gives MKPEIPAPSAYSTFVEQVNNAQVQRATIGRDCIDYILKPEFGRQRYTTRPVGSTDEVVNQLKSQGVKVTLAPEPLPPAGIAGLIISSGLLVGALALAAKFSSAGGGVGTAVGMGNSKARRYGKSNGVTFADVAGVDEAKQELQEVVDFLANGDKYRQLGAKIPKGVLLVGPPGTGKTLLAKAIAGEAGVPFLSMAGSEFVEMFVGVGASRVRDLFAKAKRQAPCIVFIDELDAVGKTRGGNPTGGNDEREQTLNQLLTEMDGFDGNDGVIVIAATNRPETLDPALRRPGRFDRQVLVDRPDKSGRLEILQVHGRGVALGEDVNLAAIAAQTAGFAGADLANLVNEAALMAARNNRQAVLMADFGEAIERVIAGLEKRSRVLTATERQTVAYHEVGHALVGALMPGGNRVTKISIVPRGLGALGYTLQMPESDRFLMLEDELRGQLATLLGGRAAEEIVFGKVSTGASDDIQKATDLAEKAVTQYGMSASLGPVAFAKASAQFLDGGSDRRVTSSEVATEIDRQVKQLLDGARSMAIEILRLNRGLLESATQTLLETEVLDGEQLQAMLGQAQAPAELDRWLSEGYSVV, from the coding sequence ATGAAACCGGAAATTCCAGCGCCATCGGCCTACAGCACCTTTGTGGAGCAGGTCAACAATGCTCAGGTGCAGCGGGCAACCATCGGGCGCGATTGCATCGACTACATCCTCAAGCCTGAGTTTGGCCGTCAGCGCTACACAACTCGGCCTGTGGGATCTACGGATGAAGTCGTGAATCAGCTCAAGAGTCAGGGGGTAAAGGTCACCCTTGCCCCTGAGCCGCTGCCCCCGGCAGGCATTGCTGGACTGATTATTTCTTCGGGGCTGCTGGTGGGAGCTTTGGCGCTGGCGGCAAAATTTAGCAGCGCGGGCGGCGGTGTAGGCACTGCCGTGGGCATGGGCAACAGCAAGGCCCGCCGCTACGGCAAGAGCAACGGCGTCACCTTCGCCGATGTGGCCGGGGTCGATGAGGCCAAGCAGGAACTGCAAGAGGTTGTGGACTTTTTGGCCAACGGCGATAAGTACCGCCAGCTGGGGGCCAAAATTCCCAAAGGGGTGCTGCTGGTGGGGCCTCCCGGCACGGGCAAGACCCTGCTGGCCAAGGCGATCGCCGGAGAGGCGGGCGTCCCATTCTTGAGCATGGCCGGGTCGGAGTTTGTGGAGATGTTTGTGGGAGTGGGGGCCTCGCGGGTGCGCGACCTGTTTGCCAAGGCCAAGCGCCAGGCCCCCTGCATTGTGTTTATCGACGAGCTAGATGCTGTGGGTAAAACTCGCGGCGGCAACCCCACGGGCGGCAACGACGAGCGCGAGCAGACCCTGAACCAGCTGCTGACCGAAATGGATGGCTTTGACGGCAACGACGGCGTGATTGTCATCGCCGCCACCAACCGGCCCGAGACCCTAGACCCGGCCCTGCGCCGTCCGGGCCGTTTTGACCGCCAGGTGCTGGTCGATCGCCCCGACAAGAGCGGCAGGCTGGAAATTTTGCAGGTGCACGGTCGCGGTGTGGCCCTGGGGGAAGACGTCAACCTGGCTGCGATTGCCGCTCAAACCGCTGGCTTTGCCGGGGCTGACCTGGCCAACCTGGTCAACGAAGCGGCGCTGATGGCGGCTCGCAACAACCGACAGGCCGTGCTGATGGCGGACTTTGGCGAAGCCATTGAGCGGGTGATTGCGGGGCTGGAGAAGCGCTCTCGGGTGCTCACCGCCACCGAACGCCAGACGGTGGCCTACCACGAGGTGGGTCACGCCCTGGTGGGGGCGCTGATGCCCGGCGGCAACCGGGTGACCAAAATTTCGATTGTGCCCCGGGGGCTGGGGGCACTGGGCTACACCCTGCAAATGCCGGAGAGCGATCGCTTTTTGATGCTTGAAGACGAGCTGCGGGGTCAGCTGGCCACACTGCTGGGGGGCCGCGCCGCCGAAGAGATTGTTTTTGGCAAGGTTTCGACCGGGGCCAGCGACGACATTCAAAAAGCCACCGACCTGGCCGAGAAAGCGGTGACCCAGTACGGCATGAGCGCCAGTCTGGGGCCAGTGGCCTTTGCCAAAGCCAGTGCCCAGTTTTTGGACGGCGGCAGCGACAGACGGGTGACCAGCTCTGAGGTCGCCACCGAGATCGATCGCCAGGTGAAGCAGTTGCTGGATGGTGCTCGCTCGATGGCCATAGAAATTCTGCGGCTCAACCGGGGGCTGCTGGAGTCGGCCACCCAGACGCTGCTAGAGACCGAGGTGCTGGATGGGGAGCAGCTTCAGGCGATGCTGGGGCAGGCCCAGGCTCCGGCGGAGCTGGATCGCTGGCTGAGTGAAGGGTACAGCGTGGTGTAG
- a CDS encoding serine/threonine-protein kinase, protein MICCLNPHCTQPNHATLSAACPTCGNPLERRLRGRYRPLKLIGRGGFGRTYFALDADRLNTRCVIKQFAPQTQGTKSFLKAVQLFEQEAVRLHELGEHPQIPTLLAYFEQNKYLYLVQQMIQGRTLYQEIAAQAAYSEGSLRQLLEDLLPVLHFIHQHGVIHRDITPSNIIRRKIDQKPVLIDFGVAKQFSEAIRYEPGTRIGTEGYAPIEQLRSGQAYPASDLYSLGATCLHLLTGCKPEDLYSPQEGRWLWQEHLQKQGRTIHPGLAVVLNCMTKDLVSERYQTAQDVLDDLQRLPKLEGAVPGWVSHQSDQSLFAGLDRPPISGPGQSAGLVMPTTALPSMAEPPSDASGPKSGPVSSRVSGQTSGKPASGPPKPVSNGPRPRPPTRPPISGVGWQSLATLKGHQSWVTALAFSTQQPVLVSGSLDDSVRIWNWQTGDLLHTLKGHARGVNAVAIDRRGQLLVSCGDDATVKVWHLSDGSLRHTLKGHLRDVNAIALGSGGNLVASASEDGTLKLWNLSQGTLLKTLPGSAGMLKTVALAEADQRIVSGGLDNTVRIWDAQSATTLRVLTGHTNTVNQVAVSPDGRLIASASKDRTVRLWNLAAGTLLHTLQGHTQEVNTVAFFPDGQRLVSGSSDGTLRFWSSQDGALKTTLSAHINPVHQVAVQEGGNVLATASADKTIKLWQWQG, encoded by the coding sequence ATGATCTGCTGCCTCAACCCCCACTGCACCCAGCCTAATCACGCCACCCTGTCCGCGGCCTGCCCTACCTGTGGCAACCCTCTGGAGCGTCGGCTGCGAGGCCGCTATCGGCCGCTAAAGCTGATTGGTCGGGGCGGCTTTGGCCGCACCTACTTCGCCCTCGACGCCGATCGCCTCAACACCCGCTGTGTGATCAAGCAGTTTGCCCCCCAGACCCAGGGCACCAAATCTTTTCTAAAGGCAGTGCAGCTGTTTGAGCAAGAGGCCGTGCGCCTGCACGAACTGGGAGAGCACCCGCAAATTCCCACCCTGCTGGCCTACTTTGAACAGAACAAATATCTCTACCTGGTGCAGCAGATGATCCAGGGCCGCACCCTGTATCAGGAAATTGCCGCCCAGGCCGCCTACAGCGAGGGCAGCCTACGCCAGCTGCTAGAAGACCTGCTGCCGGTGCTGCACTTTATCCATCAGCACGGCGTTATCCACCGCGACATCACTCCGTCGAACATCATCCGCCGCAAGATCGACCAAAAGCCCGTGCTGATAGACTTTGGCGTAGCCAAACAGTTTAGCGAAGCGATTCGCTACGAACCCGGCACCCGCATTGGCACCGAGGGCTACGCCCCCATTGAGCAGCTGCGCAGCGGTCAGGCCTACCCCGCCAGCGATCTCTACAGCCTGGGGGCCACCTGCCTGCATCTGCTGACTGGCTGCAAGCCCGAAGACCTGTACAGCCCTCAGGAGGGCCGCTGGCTGTGGCAAGAGCACCTGCAAAAACAGGGCCGCACCATTCATCCCGGTCTAGCAGTGGTACTCAACTGCATGACCAAAGATCTGGTCAGCGAACGCTACCAAACCGCTCAGGACGTGCTGGATGACCTGCAACGCCTGCCCAAATTAGAAGGTGCAGTGCCGGGGTGGGTCTCGCACCAGTCTGACCAAAGCCTGTTTGCGGGGCTCGATCGCCCTCCCATCAGCGGGCCGGGTCAGTCAGCGGGGCTGGTCATGCCCACTACGGCGCTGCCCTCCATGGCCGAGCCCCCCTCAGACGCCTCCGGCCCCAAGTCGGGGCCGGTCTCGAGTCGGGTATCTGGACAGACCTCCGGCAAGCCTGCCTCGGGGCCACCCAAGCCCGTCAGCAACGGCCCCAGGCCCAGGCCGCCCACCCGGCCGCCCATCTCTGGCGTAGGCTGGCAGTCTCTGGCTACCCTCAAGGGTCACCAGTCGTGGGTTACAGCCCTGGCGTTTAGTACCCAGCAGCCCGTGCTGGTGAGCGGCAGCTTAGACGACAGCGTTCGCATTTGGAACTGGCAGACAGGTGACTTGCTGCATACCCTCAAGGGGCACGCGCGCGGGGTTAACGCCGTGGCAATCGATCGACGGGGCCAGCTGCTAGTCAGCTGCGGCGACGATGCCACCGTTAAAGTTTGGCACCTGAGCGACGGCAGCCTGCGCCACACCCTCAAGGGCCACTTGCGGGATGTCAATGCGATCGCCCTGGGCAGCGGCGGTAACCTGGTCGCCAGCGCCAGCGAAGATGGCACCCTCAAACTGTGGAACCTGAGCCAGGGCACGCTCCTCAAAACCCTACCGGGTTCAGCGGGCATGCTCAAAACCGTCGCCCTGGCCGAGGCTGACCAGCGCATCGTCAGCGGTGGCCTCGACAACACCGTACGCATCTGGGATGCCCAGAGCGCCACCACCCTGAGGGTGCTAACTGGCCACACCAATACCGTCAATCAGGTGGCCGTTAGCCCAGACGGTCGTCTGATCGCCAGCGCCAGCAAAGACCGTACGGTGCGCCTGTGGAATTTAGCGGCGGGCACCCTGCTGCACACTCTCCAGGGCCACACCCAGGAGGTGAACACCGTGGCCTTTTTCCCCGATGGTCAGCGGCTGGTCAGCGGCAGCAGCGATGGCACCCTGAGGTTTTGGAGCAGCCAGGACGGTGCGCTGAAAACGACGCTATCGGCCCACATCAACCCGGTGCATCAGGTGGCGGTGCAGGAGGGCGGCAACGTGTTGGCCACGGCCAGTGCCGATAAGACCATTAAACTTTGGCAGTGGCAGGGGTAG
- the hpsA gene encoding hormogonium polysaccharide biosynthesis protein HpsA — protein sequence MSRHLLRKALRLPQAALKRLVNELLQLVLLANRPARLARSGFVLPTTVLLVLMVVLTATALTYRSFTRSDMAISQREQQVISNAATPALDRARAKIEFVFNKDTRLPSGLPTSDFLTNMMLATSYLPEVVPLPNDPFTLPDETRLDINRDNVLDNAWSFVSPANGETIVYSILADDQGPGTADTIVVQSPVNQAKANALVTRTGPLATTEATSNCSNARSEAGWQVVNNGDSATLQKNFQINVFVPNANSANRTVESFELQQSRIANRGNKWAAWFRYDMEIFAGPVFNINGAMHTDGNLIVNGGNSNGSFTSYMISSHNSCVYGRESSEITVADTITTPSGTFQGQIIKGDMGKNVYGGNSATFHTWVNDNVAPRTDRTLGTNNDSVDGGVPGDVATNPIILFGLDRHVHTNSSTWTRDAAWDNNPIRTERRILNKRVAKPFVDDFSRADNRWGPKPRYSDNNTALDLTLNGQTVGSRIAGNLDQLTDPVEGLDGYWERQAIEYGLRLVVGERLELGNPSGWNYNPATNAVDTTLQDRLYPPNATPSVGTKIRANEYRQKRTLRDNLAAVQSMVVYHYDHPNGGNYPAACMAMTAHPGTQQTIRNSRTFAPLTTGSTIINTNFLNGTGTNGYEFDFYSEASFGSAVADPTSNLGKALRNLARFAGDPRGGAPFFPPVQEAGIVHPFPYMAMWGDFSPLRRIFDDYLDAATGAVTYANLSQADRATLHSAACTLGMLSYNLQFASNQAAIVGGTNSWSNRLLGKNNQGQIMTEIGKPIWDAFGAGNSGPVAGSLAAGCVQNPLNANEYDCTNVRPTKEQMIALAGFTANQIRFVDLIADLTQIERDRTYGFQQSPETEDPALGVYRVQQGSRDYLFRFPDNCHPNNTSGYLAPLFNAATGAAGVTDERAGVALVCATRPKYPSLFYLFPKTAHGQRDGQPLTEEFINPARTGYILNAAGTAGINFGVTYQPVEPSTIALAPRLLVNWQTPAPTSPGVAFNPQANHIIGGLGATRGVAFLDKGMFDGREQMGIRVLDMDLQMLTTTTVRGGTDYWISDVACDPDTQDCDVFTEGIVYAYREDAVREEEIVRPRRAGQTIDDCLTVANVISANCRMITTPGSEQDPPLSPALISLKPVDFFGDPDRRPYGFRLLNGVDMSRGRARDVGMTFVTDNSVYVLGDFNLHSTAGTVATIIEEFKSKIGGIDWNPANFYNNRVEDPANANGIDVRFSQPDTDTWRPVEILADSFNILSANFLDGAAEDTFTQARPGAYASTTTSYMNQSRPNAAQNVVRDVNPPASASTAAASPVWINRNSTAFIGTTPINTAVGSNDWTGLGDNEETARRRNARLVEAGTTAYVNAVVIAGIVPSRPQQSYGGLHNFPRLNESWSEGSNNRNLQIAGAFFQLNFSTAATGPFEHDSWEPGVTYSAGDIEKEQLGYYRPPARRWGYDPGLLYYPPAAAARRFVSVDTPRSEYFRELASDDPYIVNLRCARTGGAFVFTDPTVRGTCPA from the coding sequence ATGAGTCGTCATCTACTGCGAAAGGCTTTGCGGCTTCCTCAAGCGGCGCTTAAGCGATTAGTTAACGAGCTGCTACAGCTAGTGCTTTTGGCCAACCGACCGGCTCGTTTAGCCCGATCGGGTTTTGTGCTGCCAACCACGGTGCTGCTGGTGCTCATGGTGGTGCTCACGGCTACCGCCCTCACCTATCGCTCCTTCACCCGCAGCGATATGGCCATCTCCCAGCGCGAGCAGCAGGTGATCTCCAACGCCGCCACCCCGGCCCTCGACCGCGCCCGCGCCAAAATCGAGTTTGTGTTCAACAAAGACACTCGCCTGCCCAGTGGTCTGCCCACCAGCGACTTTTTAACCAACATGATGTTGGCCACCTCTTACCTGCCAGAGGTCGTGCCGCTGCCCAATGACCCCTTCACCCTGCCCGACGAAACCCGCTTAGACATCAACCGCGACAACGTCCTTGACAATGCCTGGTCATTTGTCAGCCCTGCCAACGGCGAAACCATTGTCTACTCCATTTTGGCCGACGACCAGGGGCCAGGCACCGCCGACACCATAGTCGTACAGTCCCCCGTCAACCAGGCAAAAGCCAACGCCCTGGTGACCCGTACCGGCCCTCTGGCCACCACCGAAGCCACCTCTAACTGCTCAAACGCCAGATCTGAGGCGGGCTGGCAGGTTGTTAACAATGGCGACTCAGCCACCCTGCAAAAGAATTTTCAAATCAACGTATTTGTGCCCAACGCCAACAGCGCCAACCGCACCGTAGAGTCCTTCGAGCTACAGCAGTCGCGCATTGCCAACCGGGGTAACAAATGGGCCGCCTGGTTCCGCTACGACATGGAGATTTTTGCTGGCCCCGTCTTCAACATCAACGGAGCCATGCACACCGATGGCAACCTGATCGTCAACGGCGGTAACTCCAACGGTAGCTTCACCTCCTACATGATTAGCTCCCACAACTCCTGCGTCTACGGCAGAGAGTCTTCAGAAATCACCGTTGCCGATACCATCACCACACCAAGCGGCACCTTTCAGGGGCAAATCATCAAGGGCGATATGGGTAAAAACGTCTATGGTGGCAACAGTGCCACCTTCCACACCTGGGTGAACGACAACGTCGCTCCCCGCACCGACAGAACTCTTGGAACCAACAACGACTCGGTCGATGGGGGTGTACCCGGCGATGTGGCCACAAATCCCATCATCCTCTTTGGTTTAGATCGCCACGTCCATACCAACTCCTCAACCTGGACTCGCGATGCCGCCTGGGACAACAACCCCATTCGCACCGAGCGGCGCATTCTAAACAAAAGAGTGGCAAAGCCCTTTGTCGATGACTTCTCCAGAGCAGACAACCGCTGGGGGCCAAAGCCTCGCTACAGCGACAACAACACGGCCCTCGACCTGACCCTAAACGGCCAGACCGTAGGCAGCAGAATTGCGGGTAACCTCGATCAGCTCACCGACCCGGTCGAAGGCTTAGACGGCTACTGGGAACGGCAGGCGATAGAGTACGGCCTGCGTCTCGTCGTCGGGGAGCGCCTAGAGCTGGGCAACCCCAGCGGCTGGAACTACAACCCCGCTACCAACGCGGTAGATACAACCCTCCAAGATCGACTGTACCCACCCAACGCAACCCCCTCCGTAGGCACCAAAATTCGTGCTAACGAATATCGTCAAAAGCGTACCCTGCGGGACAACTTGGCAGCGGTGCAGAGCATGGTGGTCTACCACTACGACCATCCCAACGGCGGCAACTACCCCGCTGCCTGTATGGCTATGACCGCTCACCCCGGTACGCAACAAACCATTCGCAACAGCCGCACCTTCGCGCCCCTCACGACCGGCAGCACTATTATCAACACCAACTTCCTCAACGGCACTGGCACCAACGGCTATGAGTTCGACTTTTACTCAGAAGCCAGCTTTGGCAGCGCGGTGGCCGATCCCACCAGCAATTTGGGCAAAGCGCTTAGAAACCTGGCCCGTTTTGCTGGCGACCCCAGAGGCGGTGCCCCCTTCTTCCCGCCTGTCCAAGAGGCCGGTATTGTGCATCCCTTCCCCTACATGGCCATGTGGGGCGACTTCTCTCCCCTGCGCAGAATCTTTGACGACTACCTGGATGCCGCCACGGGAGCCGTTACCTACGCCAACCTCAGCCAGGCCGATAGAGCAACTCTGCACTCTGCCGCCTGCACCTTAGGCATGCTGAGCTACAACCTGCAATTTGCGTCAAATCAGGCCGCCATTGTTGGTGGCACCAACTCGTGGTCGAACCGCCTGCTGGGTAAAAACAACCAGGGGCAGATTATGACTGAAATTGGCAAGCCAATTTGGGACGCCTTTGGCGCTGGCAACAGTGGCCCAGTGGCGGGCAGCCTGGCGGCCGGGTGTGTTCAAAATCCCTTGAATGCTAATGAGTATGACTGCACTAACGTACGCCCGACCAAAGAGCAGATGATCGCCCTTGCTGGTTTTACGGCTAACCAGATTCGATTCGTCGATTTAATTGCAGACCTGACTCAGATTGAGCGTGACAGAACCTACGGCTTCCAGCAGTCGCCAGAAACCGAAGATCCTGCCCTTGGCGTTTATAGAGTTCAGCAAGGCAGTAGAGACTATCTGTTCAGGTTCCCCGACAACTGCCACCCCAACAACACCAGCGGCTACCTTGCCCCTCTGTTTAACGCAGCAACCGGTGCTGCCGGTGTAACCGACGAAAGAGCTGGGGTAGCTCTAGTCTGTGCCACTCGGCCCAAGTACCCATCTCTCTTCTACCTGTTCCCTAAAACTGCCCACGGCCAGAGAGATGGTCAGCCGCTTACCGAAGAGTTTATCAACCCAGCTAGAACCGGGTACATCTTGAACGCTGCCGGCACCGCTGGCATCAACTTTGGCGTCACCTACCAACCCGTCGAGCCCAGCACCATCGCCCTGGCCCCTCGACTGTTGGTTAACTGGCAAACCCCTGCTCCGACTTCTCCCGGTGTCGCGTTTAACCCCCAGGCCAACCACATCATTGGTGGTCTTGGCGCTACCCGAGGAGTGGCCTTCCTCGACAAAGGCATGTTTGATGGCCGCGAGCAAATGGGCATTCGAGTGCTCGATATGGATCTACAAATGCTAACCACCACCACCGTGCGCGGTGGCACCGACTACTGGATATCAGACGTAGCCTGCGATCCCGATACCCAAGACTGCGATGTGTTCACCGAGGGCATTGTCTACGCCTACCGCGAAGATGCCGTCCGCGAAGAGGAAATTGTGCGGCCCCGCCGGGCAGGCCAGACCATTGATGACTGTCTGACCGTGGCCAACGTCATCTCCGCCAACTGCCGGATGATTACCACTCCGGGCTCTGAACAAGATCCTCCCCTATCCCCAGCGCTCATCAGCCTTAAACCCGTAGACTTTTTTGGTGACCCCGATCGCCGCCCCTACGGCTTCCGACTGCTAAACGGGGTCGATATGAGCAGAGGCAGAGCCCGCGATGTGGGAATGACCTTTGTCACCGACAACAGCGTCTATGTCTTGGGCGACTTTAACCTGCACAGCACCGCAGGCACGGTAGCCACCATCATTGAAGAATTCAAATCTAAAATCGGTGGCATAGACTGGAATCCCGCCAACTTCTACAACAACCGGGTAGAAGACCCCGCCAATGCCAACGGTATTGATGTCAGGTTCTCGCAGCCCGACACCGACACCTGGCGACCGGTAGAGATCTTGGCCGACTCTTTCAACATTTTGTCCGCTAACTTCCTCGATGGCGCTGCGGAAGATACCTTTACTCAAGCTAGGCCTGGTGCTTATGCGTCAACCACCACTTCGTATATGAACCAGAGTCGCCCCAATGCTGCTCAAAATGTTGTCCGGGATGTAAATCCACCAGCCAGCGCATCAACTGCGGCAGCTTCTCCAGTTTGGATTAACCGCAACAGCACTGCCTTTATTGGTACTACCCCGATCAATACAGCGGTAGGATCTAATGACTGGACTGGGCTAGGCGATAACGAAGAAACTGCTCGTCGTCGCAACGCTCGTCTTGTCGAAGCCGGTACCACCGCCTATGTCAACGCCGTAGTTATCGCTGGGATTGTGCCTAGCCGTCCTCAGCAGTCCTATGGGGGGTTACACAATTTTCCTCGGCTAAACGAATCGTGGTCAGAAGGCAGCAATAATCGTAACCTGCAAATTGCGGGTGCGTTCTTTCAACTCAACTTTTCTACTGCGGCTACAGGCCCCTTTGAACACGATTCTTGGGAGCCAGGAGTTACCTATTCTGCGGGCGATATCGAGAAAGAACAGCTTGGTTACTACCGTCCGCCGGCCCGGCGCTGGGGCTACGACCCAGGGTTGCTCTACTACCCACCGGCTGCGGCTGCTCGACGTTTTGTCTCAGTCGATACCCCTCGCAGTGAGTACTTCCGTGAGCTAGCTTCCGACGACCCCTATATCGTCAACCTGCGCTGTGCCAGAACCGGTGGGGCCTTTGTCTTCACGGATCCAACCGTCAGAGGCACCTGCCCTGCTTAG
- a CDS encoding prepilin-type N-terminal cleavage/methylation domain-containing protein, producing the protein MIVNQLRHRITRLGPRFMPTKRANPKGQEQGLTLIECLVAIVVVGLVSSAIAPALVLSVATRVHSQKAEQALALAQSQIDSMRVLVERGEYTVNDLPPLAAGLADKDVATAAGPNLGVTNATNFAYAQPVDIDGNGQADFLVQRYRAVGQSVDGLPVAFAMGVRVYDRGASAVGNLSTQPASLVMTSTSGGRNERPLATLYTTIAASNQGDSLCNLITYVNSGVVSGAKKDLPTICTIGPATP; encoded by the coding sequence ATGATCGTCAACCAACTAAGGCACCGCATTACTCGGCTAGGCCCTCGGTTTATGCCTACCAAAAGGGCAAACCCTAAAGGGCAAGAGCAGGGCCTCACCCTGATTGAGTGCTTAGTCGCCATTGTTGTAGTAGGGCTAGTCTCTAGCGCCATTGCCCCAGCCCTGGTGCTTTCGGTGGCAACGCGGGTGCATAGCCAAAAAGCTGAGCAGGCCCTGGCGCTCGCCCAGAGTCAAATCGACAGCATGCGCGTGCTGGTAGAGCGCGGTGAGTACACTGTCAATGACCTGCCGCCCCTGGCGGCAGGTCTGGCCGACAAGGATGTGGCGACCGCCGCTGGCCCCAACCTAGGGGTCACCAACGCTACCAACTTTGCCTACGCTCAACCTGTAGACATTGATGGCAACGGTCAGGCAGACTTCTTAGTGCAGCGGTATCGGGCCGTGGGCCAGTCTGTCGACGGCCTTCCGGTAGCCTTTGCCATGGGGGTGCGAGTTTACGATCGCGGTGCCTCAGCCGTAGGCAATCTATCTACCCAACCGGCATCCCTGGTTATGACCAGCACCAGCGGTGGCCGTAACGAACGCCCCCTAGCGACCCTTTATACGACTATTGCCGCCAGCAACCAAGGGGACTCGCTGTGCAACCTAATTACCTACGTCAATAGCGGTGTTGTTTCTGGGGCTAAAAAAGATTTGCCCACAATTTGTACTATTGGTCCTGCTACCCCATAG
- a CDS encoding gas vesicle protein K, with protein sequence MTTENAEPDLLPSLALQPPAKADAGLAPLLLTVIELVRQLMEAQVIRRMESGDLSDDDLERAADSLRKLEEQVVSMCEIFDVDPADLNIDLGEIGTLLPKDGNYYPGQKNQHPTILELLDRLLDTGVVVEGDVDLGMAQLNLIHAKLRLVLTSKPI encoded by the coding sequence ATGACCACCGAAAACGCCGAGCCAGACCTGTTGCCCAGCCTGGCGCTACAGCCCCCCGCCAAAGCCGATGCGGGCCTAGCGCCCCTGCTGCTCACCGTGATCGAGCTGGTGCGCCAGCTGATGGAAGCCCAGGTCATTCGCCGGATGGAGTCGGGCGATCTCAGCGATGACGACCTGGAGCGCGCCGCCGATAGCCTGCGTAAGCTGGAGGAGCAGGTGGTGTCGATGTGCGAAATCTTTGATGTAGACCCCGCCGACCTCAACATCGACCTGGGGGAAATCGGCACCCTGCTGCCTAAAGATGGGAACTACTACCCTGGCCAAAAAAATCAGCATCCCACCATTCTCGAACTGCTCGATCGCCTCCTGGATACCGGCGTCGTTGTCGAAGGCGATGTAGATCTGGGTATGGCCCAGCTCAACCTCATCCACGCCAAGCTGCGTCTGGTGCTCACCTCAAAACCCATCTAA
- a CDS encoding Coenzyme F420 hydrogenase/dehydrogenase, beta subunit C-terminal domain — MTLAQPPHNKAKALRPGAPRPAKELCSECGFCDTYYIHYVKEACAFLNQQFPALEQQTHGRSRDLDAEQDVYFGVHQDMMAARKQQPIEGAQWTGIVSTIAIEMLTRGLVEGVVCVQNTESDRFQPQPVLATTPEEILAARVNKPTLSPNLSVLEQVEQSGMKRLLVIGVGCQIQALRAVEKRLGLEQLYVLGTPCVDNVSRAGLQKFLETTSRSPDTVVHYEFMQDFRVHFKHEDGSTETVPFFGLKTNQLKDVFAPSCMSCFDYVNGLADLVVGYMGAPFGWQWIVVRNDRGQTMLDTVMDQLDTQPVMSAGDRKAAVQQSIPAYDKAVTLPMWAAKLMGVVIERIGPKGLEYARFSIDSHFTRNYLYVKRNYPQKLAAHVPEFAKRIVSQYKLPD, encoded by the coding sequence ATGACCCTGGCCCAGCCTCCCCACAACAAAGCCAAAGCTCTGCGCCCAGGAGCCCCCCGCCCCGCCAAGGAACTTTGCAGCGAGTGCGGCTTTTGCGACACCTACTATATTCACTACGTCAAAGAGGCCTGCGCCTTTCTCAACCAGCAGTTCCCCGCCCTCGAGCAGCAGACCCACGGGCGCAGCCGCGATCTCGACGCTGAGCAGGACGTTTATTTTGGCGTTCACCAGGACATGATGGCGGCCCGCAAGCAGCAGCCCATTGAGGGGGCGCAGTGGACGGGCATTGTCAGCACGATCGCGATCGAGATGCTGACCCGGGGCCTGGTTGAAGGGGTAGTGTGCGTGCAGAATACCGAGAGCGATCGCTTTCAGCCCCAGCCCGTTTTAGCCACCACCCCCGAAGAGATTTTGGCGGCGCGGGTCAACAAGCCCACCCTGTCGCCTAACCTATCGGTGCTGGAGCAGGTGGAGCAGTCGGGCATGAAGCGGCTGCTGGTGATTGGCGTCGGCTGCCAGATTCAGGCGCTGCGGGCGGTGGAAAAGCGGCTAGGCCTAGAGCAGCTCTACGTGCTGGGCACCCCCTGCGTAGACAACGTCAGCCGGGCGGGGCTGCAAAAATTTCTTGAAACCACCAGCCGCTCCCCCGACACCGTGGTGCACTACGAGTTCATGCAGGACTTCCGCGTCCACTTTAAGCACGAGGATGGCTCCACCGAAACCGTGCCCTTCTTTGGCCTCAAAACCAACCAGCTCAAGGACGTATTTGCCCCCTCCTGCATGAGCTGCTTCGACTATGTGAACGGTCTGGCCGACCTGGTGGTGGGCTACATGGGCGCTCCCTTTGGCTGGCAGTGGATCGTGGTGCGCAACGATCGCGGCCAAACCATGCTCGACACCGTCATGGATCAGCTCGACACTCAGCCGGTGATGTCGGCGGGCGATCGCAAAGCCGCCGTGCAGCAGAGCATTCCCGCCTACGACAAGGCCGTCACCCTGCCCATGTGGGCCGCCAAACTGATGGGCGTGGTGATCGAGCGCATCGGCCCCAAGGGGTTAGAGTACGCCCGCTTTTCCATCGACTCCCACTTCACCCGCAACTACCTCTACGTCAAGCGCAACTACCCCCAAAAGCTCGCCGCCCACGTGCCCGAGTTCGCCAAGCGCATCGTCAGTCAGTACAAGCTGCCCGATTAA